The DNA region TCCAAAATGCCTTATTTCAGGTAATTTTTGAGAATAAAAATGGCATCTACTGTTATTTTATAAGAAACTGTGTGTTTTTACGTGTTtttgaaacaaatgaaaaaaaaattaaaaagttttcttGTTTTCCAGAGGGACTTGAGGAATTCGGAAATGAAGAACTTCATACCAATATACAAGAAAATAGGTGAAATGCAAAAGGAAGTGGCAGCAATCTCCATTGAAAACTCAAAGCAGGTAAACATAACACAATCTTAACTTTTCGTGAATACCCGTCATAGACAAATTAGATTAAGAGTGTTTTCATGATTTATACTAACGATGAATTTCTTTCTCATTATTAAGGGCTTCAGAATTGATTCGGATTTCATGCTGCCGTTCGAAAGTGTTATTCTTTACGGTGAACCTTATGTAGACAGATGTGTAGAACTGTGCTGGAGAATGCATATTCAGGACCCTCCCATGATTCTGGACTTTAGTAGTTCATCAGAAATTGTGGACAAAACCATGTTTAGACTTTTCACACGAAGTGGAGAATACGTGGACTTTGTTGTCTGGCCTGCCCTATTACTGCACGAGAATGGCCCTCTTGTCCAGAAAGGCGTTGTGCAACCTTTGAAGTCAAAATCAACGCTTAAATCTCATTAACCTTCAGACAGTTTACATTTCCTTTTACAGTACCGAGTTATATTTGTTTGAACTTGGAAGATCAATGTCATCTGAACCGTTTCATGTTAACATATAGAATTTTTACACTCTAGATTGATGAGGAAAATTTTTTGAGATTCTTGTCAACCGATTGGCAAACACGCAATCGACAAAACGACAAGTgctaattatataaataatcagCTGCAATATTCTAATAATATGCCAAaccataataaatattttttagttttgttatTTTGATATGCTATTGTTACAGTTGTTTCgttgttgaataaaaaaattatttacagttGTCTTTGGGGTTTATCTTTTCGTTTCTTTTGCTCGCCATATTCAGGTATATTTCACCCCTTGTATTAAAAGGgagtttaaaaaatacagaCGAATTAAaaattcacacacacacacacatttatatatatatatatatataagtttggTTTTAGCGATGATCGAAATAATTAATCGTGAACTGATCGACAGGAAATTAATAACGTGTATGAAACAAGTACTCCATGCCCTTTTCCGGGTGATTACTAAAACAGGGAATAGCTGTTCCATATTCGTTGCAATATTACTGATCATGAGTAATCATGGGTGATGTAATGTACCTAGAGCCACCTATGTGTTTATAGTTCTAAATCTTCACCCCACTATCTGGCGGCGTCTATCAATGAATCAGCTACTTACAATGTTTTCTACCCTATAAGCTCATATATTCACAACAATGTGCTTATACGATGACCTCTTGTGAAAATGAGACGTATGTGAGTGAACCAGTTATCACTTGACCTACTAAAGATCAGCTGAGAGTTAACCATATATAGTCTTATGACACACCTGCCTCGCCTGAGTTTAAATGGccgagataaaaaaaaaagtaaggcGAATGAACGATTACGTGTGTCTGCATTGTTGGGTGTCTCACCTGACAATTTGTAGAAGTAAGTTACAGAACTTGTGACCAATCCCACTTGTAAATTagaacaataaaatatgttcaaatcaaagaaATGATAAGAATAATCATTATAAAACACGCTTTCAGCATCGTGATGTGCCATGGTATATGCTGGAAATGAATTTAGGCAACAATTAAGAGCTAaattatgaatacatgtacctgaaaaGTGAATATGTTGTGGTACAAAAACTAAAATAAGCTATTACGCTATTCACACATTTTAAACGTGTCACTAGTATTATATTATGCACAATATTTTGAATCACTTATCGTTATAGTTTCAAACACTGTCATTAGTATAAAATATTCTGCCCAAGCcgaaatttatcattaaaaatatttaactttgAATGATAATCATCATACAAAAGTTATATATGTAATCTCGTATTTACAATCATAGTTTTTGGTAACAAAATGAACTGTTTGTTACTGAACAAAAGATctttgttatgaaaaaaaaaacgaaaaaaaaatctaatgatttGATCTAAAAACAACTTAAAAAGTGTTAAAACGGAAGCGCAATTGTAAAATATCATGCACACTATGTGCTGTTATGACGAtgccaaaatatttaaaaggatGCGTCATCGATATCGGCTTTAAATATTACGTAAAACATAAGCATGTGCAATATCATTTTGAAGTGGAAGGCCTTACTATCACGATGGCAGACATAAATAACTTGATTCTCCTCATGTCGAAGATTCAAGGGGAACTAGACGAGACAAAACggaaattaaaacaagaggAAGCAGAAAAAGAACGTGCTTTAACTCGGTAATTGAATTTGTCAAATTTAT from Crassostrea angulata isolate pt1a10 chromosome 7, ASM2561291v2, whole genome shotgun sequence includes:
- the LOC128155272 gene encoding uncharacterized protein LOC128155272, coding for METYSTVKMNINTENLVAIISKLQYDLDVTRRKLQEVSAEKDNALSRLSSIASAKLTYNNPNIADLSDRNRPQKLGEMFGELYDNEWTDAVDRLTDIMEEKKAIILLRDVLQYIYEKTKKASEDQYRNLQNALFQRDLRNSEMKNFIPIYKKIGEMQKEVAAISIENSKQGFRIDSDFMLPFESVILYGEPYVDRCVELCWRMHIQDPPMILDFSSSSEIVDKTMFRLFTRSGEYVDFVVWPALLLHENGPLVQKGVVQPLKSKSTLKSH